A window of the Fusarium poae strain DAOMC 252244 chromosome 3, whole genome shotgun sequence genome harbors these coding sequences:
- a CDS encoding hypothetical protein (BUSCO:44017at5125), with protein sequence MAEQQQEAQALSSMFPNPPPFWQEFTPDKISRIQELRTPYIAQNGGDPLAVRVPDVPEDLINLQPPAEPADGRWRVFGDQYMLDDKLPTLEDQGITNLPSSSQSESKDAKRFDRALELKRLAKSLLLNFLELSGTLSRNPSHAEAKVQDLRTLFINFHHILNEYRPHQARESVIALMQEHLDRTRTETMAIRTQVDKARRVLDGLGSLSVPEVPKALGQQSDEENRDALAKQREADIWATTDALFT encoded by the exons ATGGCCGAACAACAACAGGAGGCGCAGGCCCTCTCCTCTATGTTCCCCAATCCGCCGCCCTTTTGGCAAGAGTTTACACCCGATAAAATATCGCGGATTCAAGAACTAAGGACACCATATATTGCCCAGAATGGTGGGGATCCTTTGGCGGTTCGTGTGCCTGATGTCCCTGAAGATCTCATCAATCTGCAACCACCAGCTGAGCCGGCAGATGGGCGGTGGCGTGTATTTGGTGACCAGTATATG CTCGATGACAAGCTCCCAACTCTAGAGGATCAAGGCATCACAAACCTTCCTTCATCTTCACAGTCCGAATCAAAGGACGCCAAGCGCTTTGACCGCGCTCTTGAACTCAAGCGCCTAGCCAAATCTCTACTTCTGAATTTCCTCGAACTTTCTGGCACATTATCACGGAACCCGTCACATGCTGAGGCAAAGGTTCAAGATTTACGCACTCTCTTCATCAACTTCCATCACATTCTTAATGAGTATCGGCCACATCAAGCACGAGAATCTGTTATTGCCCTCATGCAGGAACATCTTGACCGCACGCGCACAGAGACCATGGCTATACGAACACAAGTGGATAAGGCTCGCAGGGTGCTCGATGGCTTGGGAAGCTTGAGCGTGCCTGAGGTGCCGAAGGCTTTGGGGCAACAGTCTGATGAGGAAAATAGGGATGCGCTTGCAAAGCAAAGAGAAGCAGATATATGGGCCACGACAGATGCTTTATTCACTTGA